Proteins co-encoded in one Nyctibius grandis isolate bNycGra1 chromosome 14, bNycGra1.pri, whole genome shotgun sequence genomic window:
- the LIMK2 gene encoding LIM domain kinase 2 isoform X3, translating into MEAPPGEEVWRCLGCGDGIAAGQRLYKTVNEAWHISCFRCSECQDPLTNWYYEKDGKLYCHKDYWGKFGESCHGCSLLMTGPVMVAGEYKYHPECFACMSCKVIIEDGDTYALVQHSTLYCGKCHNQIVLTPMIEKHSTESLREQLPYTLTLISMPAATDGKRGFSVSVEGGCSSYATGVQVKEVNRMHISPDVRNAIHPADRILEINGAPIRTLQVEEVEDLIRKTSQTLQLLIEHDPVSQRLDRLRLDSRLPTHIKPPISPRSLSPLDIKENLEGTLRRRSLRRSNSISKSPGPSSPKEPLLLSRDISRSESLRSSSSCSQQIFRPCDLIHGEVLGKGFFGQAIKVTHKATGKVMVMKELIRCDEETQKTFLTEVKVMRSLDHPNVLKFIGVLYKDKKLNLLTEYIEGGTLKDFLRNADPFPWEQKVSFAKGIASGMAYLHSMCIIHRDLNSHNCLIKLDKTVVVADFGLSRLIVEERKKPTLEKPSAKKRTLRKSDRKKRYTVVGNPYWMAPEMLNELR; encoded by the exons GTGCTCTGAATGTCAGGATCCCCTCACTAACTGGTACTATGAGAAAGATGGGAAGCTGTACTGTCACAAAGACTACTGGGGGAAGTTTGGGGAATCCTGCCATGGCTGCTCTCTGCTGATGACTGGACCTGTGATG GTGGCTGGCGAATACAAGTATCACCCTGAGTGCTTTGCTTGTATGAGCTGCAAAGTGATCATTGAAGATGGGGACACTTACGCACTCGTGCAACATTCCACTCTCTACTG TGGAAAATGCCATAACCAGATTGTGCTGACACCGATGATAGAAAAACACTCCACTGAGTCTCTGCGTGAGCAGCTGCCTTATACACTGACCCTCATCTCCATGCCAGCAGCTACGGATGGCAAGAGGGGGTTCTCCGTGTCTGTTGAAGGTGGCTGCTCCAGCTATGCCACTGGCGTCCAGGTGAAAGA AGTTAACAGGATGCACATCAGCCCAGATGTCCGAAACGCCATCCACCCTGCAGATCGTATCTTGGAGATTAATGGAGCTCCTATTCGTACACTACAGGTGGAGGAG GTGGAGGACTTGATTCGCAAGACAAGCCAGACGCTTCAGCTGCTGATAGAGCACGACCCTGTCTCACAGCGCCTGGACAGGCTTCGTTTGGACTCCCGTCTTCCCACCCACATAAAGCCGCCCATTTCCCCACGCTCCCTCTCTCCACTGGACATCAAGGAGAATCTGGAAGGAACGCTCCGACGACGCTCCCTCAG gCGAAGTAACAGCATTTCTAAGTCTCCTGGCCCCAGTTCTCCAAAGGAACCGCTCCTTCTGAGCCGTGACATCAGTCGTTCTGAATCCCTACGTTCCTCTTCTAGCTGCTCCCAGCAAATTTTCCGGCCCTGTGACCTGATTCATGGCGAAGTACtaggaaaaggattttttggACAAGCAATCAAG GTGACTCACAAAGCAACAGGGAAGGTGATGGTGATGAAGGAGCTGATTCGCTGTGATGAGGAAACACAGAAGACTTTCTTGACAGAG GTGAAAGTGATGCGCAGCCTGGATCACCCCAACGTGCTGAAGTTCATTGGTGTACTGTACAAGGACAAGAAGCTGAATCTCCTCACTGAGTACATTGAGGGGGGCACCCTGAAGGACTTCCTCCGCAATGCG GACCCGTTTCCCTGGGAGCAGAAGGTCAGCTTTGCCAAAGGAATTGCCTCTGGAATG GCTTACTTGCATTCCATGTGCATCATTCACAGAGACCTCAATTCACACAATTGCCTGATCAAGTTG GATAAGACGGTGGTGGTGGCTGACTTCGGTCTGTCTCGGCTGAttgtggaggaaagaaaaaagcccactTTGGAGAAGCCATCTGCCAAGAAACGAACCCTACGCAAGAGCGACAGGAAGAAGCGCTACACGGTGGTTGGCAACCCATACTGGATGGCCCCAGAGATGCTAAATG